One window of Colius striatus isolate bColStr4 chromosome 16, bColStr4.1.hap1, whole genome shotgun sequence genomic DNA carries:
- the CHRNA4 gene encoding neuronal acetylcholine receptor subunit alpha-4 isoform X2: MMTTNVWVKQEWHDYKLRWDPQEYENVTSIRIPSELIWRPDIVLYNNADGDFAVTHLTKAHLFYDGRIKWMPPAIYKSSCSIDVTFFPFDQQNCTMKFGSWTYDKAKIDLVSMHSHVDQLDYWESGEWVIINAVGNYNSKKYECCTEIYPDITYSFIIRRLPLFYTINLIIPCLLISCLTVLVFYLPSECGEKITLCISVLLSLTVFLLLITEIIPSTSLVIPLIGEYLLFTMIFVTLSIIITVFVLNVHHRSPRTHTMPDWVRRIFLDIVPRLLFMKRPSAVKDNCKKLIESMHKITNTSRLWSEIDVEPNFTTSSSPSPQSNEPSPTSSFCARLEEPAKPQPICKSPSGQYSCKCKCKKAAGAPAQGSKTHSTKEQHLVLMSPALKLAVEGVHYIADHLRAEDADFSVKEDWKYVAMVIDRIFLWMFIIVCLLGTVGLFLPPWLAGMI; encoded by the exons ATGATGACCACGAACGTGTGGGTGAAGCAG GAGTGGCACGACTACAAGCTGCGCTGGGACCCTCAAGAGTATGAAAACGTCACGTCCATCCGGATCCCCTCGGAGCTCATCTGGAGGCCAGATATCGTCCTCTACAACAA tgCTGATGGTGACTTTGCAGTCACCCACTTGACCAAGGCCCACCTCTTCTATGATGGGAGAATTAAATGGATGCCACCTGCTATCTATAAAAGCTCCTGCAGCATCGATGTAACCTTCTTCCCCTTTGACCAGCAAAACTGCACAATGAAGTTTGGCTCCTGGACCTATGACAAAGCCAAGATAGACTTGGTGAGCATGCACAGTCATGTGGACCAGCTGGACTACTGGGAGAGTGGGGAATGGGTTATCATCAACGCTGTGGGCAATTACAACAGCAAGAAATATGAATGCTGCACAGAGATCTACCCTGATATAACTTATTCCTTCATTATCCGGAGACTGCCACTGTTCTACACAATCAATCTGATCATCCCCTGCCTGCTGATCTCCTGCCTGACTGTCCTGGTCTTCTATCTGCCCTCTGAGTGTGGAGAGAAGATAACCTTGTGTATCTCCGTGCTGCTGTCCCTCACTGTGTTCCTGCTGCTCATCACAGAGATTATCCCATCTACCTCCTTGGTCATCCCTCTGATTGGGGAGTATCTTCTCTTCACCATGATATTTGTTACCTTGTCCATCATCATCACTGTCTTTGTGCTCAACGTGCACCATCGTTCCCCACGGACCCACACGATGCCTGACTGGGTGAGGAGGATCTTCCTTGACATAGTCCCACGCCTCCTCTTCATGAAACGTCCCTCTGCAGTGAAAGACAATTGCAAGAAGCTCATTGAATCCATGCACAAAATAACCAATACCTCAAGGCTTTGGTCTGAGATCGATGTGGAACCCAACTTCACTACCTCATCTTCCCCCAGCCCCCAGAGCAATGAACCATCACCCACATCTTCCTTCTGTGCTCGCCTCGAGGAACCAGCCAAGCCTCAACCTATCTGCAAGTCCCCTTCTGGGCAGTACTCT TGCAAGTGTAAATGCAAAAAGGCAGCAGGCGCTCCAGCTCAGGGGAGCAAGACTCACAGCACCAAGGAGCAGCACCTTGTGTTGATGTCCCCAGCCCTGAAGCTGGCAGTGGAAGGGGTTCACTACATTGCAGACCACCTGCGAGCAGAGGATGCTGATTTCTCA GTGAAGGAAGACTGGAAGTACGTTGCAATGGTCATTGACAGGATCTTCCTCTGGATGTTCATCATCGTGTGCTTGCTGGGAACTGTCGGTCTCTTCCTCCCACCCTGGCTGGCAGGAATGATCTAA
- the CHRNA4 gene encoding neuronal acetylcholine receptor subunit alpha-4 isoform X1, which produces MVFLVSKGNLLLLLCASIFPAFGHVETRAHAEERLLKKLFSGYNKWSRPVANISDVVLVRFGLSIAQLIDVDEKNQMMTTNVWVKQEWHDYKLRWDPQEYENVTSIRIPSELIWRPDIVLYNNADGDFAVTHLTKAHLFYDGRIKWMPPAIYKSSCSIDVTFFPFDQQNCTMKFGSWTYDKAKIDLVSMHSHVDQLDYWESGEWVIINAVGNYNSKKYECCTEIYPDITYSFIIRRLPLFYTINLIIPCLLISCLTVLVFYLPSECGEKITLCISVLLSLTVFLLLITEIIPSTSLVIPLIGEYLLFTMIFVTLSIIITVFVLNVHHRSPRTHTMPDWVRRIFLDIVPRLLFMKRPSAVKDNCKKLIESMHKITNTSRLWSEIDVEPNFTTSSSPSPQSNEPSPTSSFCARLEEPAKPQPICKSPSGQYSVLHPEPVQVTCSSPQPSGHPLSDTQTTSTLKGRSLSVQQMYSPNKAEEGSIRCRSRSIQYCYLQEDSSQTNGQSTGSPASQRCHLNEEQPHHKAPQCKCKCKKAAGAPAQGSKTHSTKEQHLVLMSPALKLAVEGVHYIADHLRAEDADFSVKEDWKYVAMVIDRIFLWMFIIVCLLGTVGLFLPPWLAGMI; this is translated from the exons ATGGTATTTCTCGTGTCTAAAGGAaacctcctcctgctgctgtgtgccagcATCTTCCCTG cctttgGCCATGTGGAAACTCGAGCCCACGCAGAGGAACGTCTCCTGAAGAAACTCTTCTCTGGTTACAACAAGTGGTCCCGTCCTGTTGCCAACATTTCCGACGTGGTTCTCGTCCGCTTCGGCTTGTCCATCGCCCAGCTCATCGATGTC GACGAGAAAAACCAGATGATGACCACGAACGTGTGGGTGAAGCAG GAGTGGCACGACTACAAGCTGCGCTGGGACCCTCAAGAGTATGAAAACGTCACGTCCATCCGGATCCCCTCGGAGCTCATCTGGAGGCCAGATATCGTCCTCTACAACAA tgCTGATGGTGACTTTGCAGTCACCCACTTGACCAAGGCCCACCTCTTCTATGATGGGAGAATTAAATGGATGCCACCTGCTATCTATAAAAGCTCCTGCAGCATCGATGTAACCTTCTTCCCCTTTGACCAGCAAAACTGCACAATGAAGTTTGGCTCCTGGACCTATGACAAAGCCAAGATAGACTTGGTGAGCATGCACAGTCATGTGGACCAGCTGGACTACTGGGAGAGTGGGGAATGGGTTATCATCAACGCTGTGGGCAATTACAACAGCAAGAAATATGAATGCTGCACAGAGATCTACCCTGATATAACTTATTCCTTCATTATCCGGAGACTGCCACTGTTCTACACAATCAATCTGATCATCCCCTGCCTGCTGATCTCCTGCCTGACTGTCCTGGTCTTCTATCTGCCCTCTGAGTGTGGAGAGAAGATAACCTTGTGTATCTCCGTGCTGCTGTCCCTCACTGTGTTCCTGCTGCTCATCACAGAGATTATCCCATCTACCTCCTTGGTCATCCCTCTGATTGGGGAGTATCTTCTCTTCACCATGATATTTGTTACCTTGTCCATCATCATCACTGTCTTTGTGCTCAACGTGCACCATCGTTCCCCACGGACCCACACGATGCCTGACTGGGTGAGGAGGATCTTCCTTGACATAGTCCCACGCCTCCTCTTCATGAAACGTCCCTCTGCAGTGAAAGACAATTGCAAGAAGCTCATTGAATCCATGCACAAAATAACCAATACCTCAAGGCTTTGGTCTGAGATCGATGTGGAACCCAACTTCACTACCTCATCTTCCCCCAGCCCCCAGAGCAATGAACCATCACCCACATCTTCCTTCTGTGCTCGCCTCGAGGAACCAGCCAAGCCTCAACCTATCTGCAAGTCCCCTTCTGGGCAGTACTCTGTGCTGCACCCAGAGCCTGTACAGGTCACCTGCTCCTCTCCACAACCCTCAGGTCACCCCTTGAGTGACACCCAGACCACCTCCACCTTGAAAGGCAGATCACTAAGCGTTCAGCAGATGTACAGCCCTAAtaaagcagaggaaggaagtATCCGCTGTAGGTCCCGGAGCATCCAGTATTGCTACCTGCAAGAAGACTCTTCCCAGACCAATGGCCAATCCACTGGCTCCCCAGCATCCCAGAGGTGCCACCTAAATGAAGAGCAGCCTCACCATAAAGCCCCTCAGTGCAAGTGTAAATGCAAAAAGGCAGCAGGCGCTCCAGCTCAGGGGAGCAAGACTCACAGCACCAAGGAGCAGCACCTTGTGTTGATGTCCCCAGCCCTGAAGCTGGCAGTGGAAGGGGTTCACTACATTGCAGACCACCTGCGAGCAGAGGATGCTGATTTCTCA GTGAAGGAAGACTGGAAGTACGTTGCAATGGTCATTGACAGGATCTTCCTCTGGATGTTCATCATCGTGTGCTTGCTGGGAACTGTCGGTCTCTTCCTCCCACCCTGGCTGGCAGGAATGATCTAA
- the CHRNA4 gene encoding neuronal acetylcholine receptor subunit alpha-4 isoform X3: MMTTNVWVKQEWHDYKLRWDPQEYENVTSIRIPSELIWRPDIVLYNNADGDFAVTHLTKAHLFYDGRIKWMPPAIYKSSCSIDVTFFPFDQQNCTMKFGSWTYDKAKIDLVSMHSHVDQLDYWESGEWVIINAVGNYNSKKYECCTEIYPDITYSFIIRRLPLFYTINLIIPCLLISCLTVLVFYLPSECGEKITLCISVLLSLTVFLLLITEIIPSTSLVIPLIGEYLLFTMIFVTLSIIITVFVLNVHHRSPRTHTMPDWVRRIFLDIVPRLLFMKRPSAVKDNCKKLIESMHKITNTSRLWSEIDVEASQRCHLNEEQPHHKAPQCKCKCKKAAGAPAQGSKTHSTKEQHLVLMSPALKLAVEGVHYIADHLRAEDADFSVKEDWKYVAMVIDRIFLWMFIIVCLLGTVGLFLPPWLAGMI, encoded by the exons ATGATGACCACGAACGTGTGGGTGAAGCAG GAGTGGCACGACTACAAGCTGCGCTGGGACCCTCAAGAGTATGAAAACGTCACGTCCATCCGGATCCCCTCGGAGCTCATCTGGAGGCCAGATATCGTCCTCTACAACAA tgCTGATGGTGACTTTGCAGTCACCCACTTGACCAAGGCCCACCTCTTCTATGATGGGAGAATTAAATGGATGCCACCTGCTATCTATAAAAGCTCCTGCAGCATCGATGTAACCTTCTTCCCCTTTGACCAGCAAAACTGCACAATGAAGTTTGGCTCCTGGACCTATGACAAAGCCAAGATAGACTTGGTGAGCATGCACAGTCATGTGGACCAGCTGGACTACTGGGAGAGTGGGGAATGGGTTATCATCAACGCTGTGGGCAATTACAACAGCAAGAAATATGAATGCTGCACAGAGATCTACCCTGATATAACTTATTCCTTCATTATCCGGAGACTGCCACTGTTCTACACAATCAATCTGATCATCCCCTGCCTGCTGATCTCCTGCCTGACTGTCCTGGTCTTCTATCTGCCCTCTGAGTGTGGAGAGAAGATAACCTTGTGTATCTCCGTGCTGCTGTCCCTCACTGTGTTCCTGCTGCTCATCACAGAGATTATCCCATCTACCTCCTTGGTCATCCCTCTGATTGGGGAGTATCTTCTCTTCACCATGATATTTGTTACCTTGTCCATCATCATCACTGTCTTTGTGCTCAACGTGCACCATCGTTCCCCACGGACCCACACGATGCCTGACTGGGTGAGGAGGATCTTCCTTGACATAGTCCCACGCCTCCTCTTCATGAAACGTCCCTCTGCAGTGAAAGACAATTGCAAGAAGCTCATTGAATCCATGCACAAAATAACCAATACCTCAAGGCTTTGGTCTGAGATCGATGTGGA AGCATCCCAGAGGTGCCACCTAAATGAAGAGCAGCCTCACCATAAAGCCCCTCAGTGCAAGTGTAAATGCAAAAAGGCAGCAGGCGCTCCAGCTCAGGGGAGCAAGACTCACAGCACCAAGGAGCAGCACCTTGTGTTGATGTCCCCAGCCCTGAAGCTGGCAGTGGAAGGGGTTCACTACATTGCAGACCACCTGCGAGCAGAGGATGCTGATTTCTCA GTGAAGGAAGACTGGAAGTACGTTGCAATGGTCATTGACAGGATCTTCCTCTGGATGTTCATCATCGTGTGCTTGCTGGGAACTGTCGGTCTCTTCCTCCCACCCTGGCTGGCAGGAATGATCTAA